Within the Emticicia oligotrophica DSM 17448 genome, the region CCCTAGTTTTTTTTGAACGTCCTGAACACTTATTTTTTTGTTTTCATACTTAAGTTGGTAGTATTCTTTTGAAGAGGATTCAATTTTATTAATCAAATGATTGAGTTTGATTTTAGCATCTGATAAATCCGCTAAAGTTTTTTCATTACCAGAATCAAGAAGTTTTACTTGTAGTTTGACTATTTTTTGTCTTAATCTTGCTTCCTCTGCTAGTAGATTTGTATCAAGGTTTTTAGGACGGATAGAATTCTCTTTCACAACATCACCTAAGGTAGCCGCTTTACTTGCTTCAATGACATCAAAAAAAGCATTTGACCACCTCGTATCTTGTGTTTTTATCCAAAGTTGATAAATATTTTCAAGGGCTTTTTCGTAAACAGGGTATACCTTTTCGCTATAAAATAGCTTTGATTCGGGCATATCAAAAGTCTGACGGAGTCTTGAAATAAAAGAAATGGTTTGTAAATAAGTTTCAGCCGAAAGTTTCGGTGAGGTGGTGGCAAGTAAATCAGCTTTTTGCGTGAGAGCTACAAAATATTCTTGCGGAGCAATGATTCGCTCGAAAGAAAAAGTTGATTTTTGGTGAGTAGTATCTGCGGCTTTGAGGGCTTTTTCGCAGTGGATGAGTGCTTCTCCAGTAAGACCTTTTTGCTTATAGACTTCACTCAAACCATTTTCAATTCGTGCGACTTGAACACCTTTTTGGTGTTTGAAATTCTTAATAAATATCTCTAGGGCTTGTTGATATTTTTTTTCGGCCGATTCAACATTATTCATTGAGAGCAATGCTTCTGCTCTTTGGGTTAGAATATTTACCCATTGTCGTGGTTGAGTTTCCTTTGATTTTCGATAATATACTTCTGAATCATTAAGGGCTTTAAGAGCATCACTTGGTTTTTTCATTTGTTGATAACACCGAGCTATGGCTAAATAAATGGCCGATGTCTTATCGTCACTTTCAGTTAGTGGAAGGGCTTCTTGTAGTAGCTTTAGAGCATTTGCGTAATCTTTCTTTTCACGATAATATTTAGCCATATTACTCAACACCGCATACATATTAAGTGTAATGTGCTTTTGTTGGCCAATTTGTTTAGCTTGTTGAAAGTAGTTAAATGCTTGCTCGGAGTCTCCTAAGTCATCGACTAATCGACCATAGTTACTCAGAAATGTGATAACAAAAGCGGGCATTTGGTTTTCTATCCATTTCTTTTTTAGAAGGAAATCATAACCAATTTTGAAATGTTTTTCGGCTAAATTGAGCTTGTTGGGTATTCTTCTGTAGTATTCTGCCAACTCGGCATTAAGTTGAAAAAATAAAGTGTCGCGACTAACCCCTGAAATATATTTCAGGTTACTCATCCCTTCTAATACGCTTTTAGCCGCATTTTCATAATCATCTTTTGTAACATAAAAATCTACCGCTTCAAACAAAAAACATTGAATATAATACGGATATTTTTTATCGTTAAAAAGTCTTTTTTCTTGATTTTTATAAATCAAACGAGCTTTATCTAATGAAATCTGTTGGTTTTGTAGTTTGGTATAGACATCATCTCGCATACTATTGATTCGAGCAATAATGGGCTCATCCTGTGCAGAAGCGTTTAGCCCAATTATCACAGTCAATAGTAAAACGAGTAAGGGTTTGTTTATCATGGTTAAATCAAAAAGGACTGTAAATCAGTGTTACTCTTCTGTTCCAGCAGTTGGTGGTGGGACACGTATTTCTGCAATTGAACGTAGTTTAGTGCCAGTTGGTAAATACAATATGAAAGGTGTGTTGGTGGTTAAAACATCACCATAATAGTTATTCAAATAGTTTGATTTATTTTTTATCATTCCATTGGCATCGAAAAAGGTATTTATTGTACTCGTACTCGGCCGATGTGTGAAAACACGTAATCTATATGAAGGTAAATTGACTGATTTCGGGAGGAAATAAATAATACCATAATTATTTGCTGGTTTATCAGTCGCTTTTGAGAATGATAGCATACCATTATTTATAATGAACGCCTCTGATGTGCTAATGATATTATACTCTTCAAGGTTTCCAATACCCAAACCTACCCGTAAATTTACTGATGTATTATTTTTGATGACCCTATCGAAAATAATACTAAATGGATTGTATTTTTCAATGAAAATTTTATTTGTAAATCTATAAGCTTTCATACCCATGATACTACCTTCTTTGCGTTCAAAACTTCCGGCTTCTCTGACATAATATATCAAATTGGCATCATCCGACCTTACAGCAACATCTATTGGTTGATTATAAACATAAGAACTTGTCCACTGTGACTGTGTAATTAGGTTTAATAAATCTTGTGAAGATAAGTTTTGCATTGTTTGTGGAAGTGGTTGCTCAAAGGCAATTACTTCTTGGCTATCCAATACGATAGCATTTGGTGTGAGCCCAGTTAAAGAAGTAGTCACGTCACCGATGGCATTATCGGAAGCCTTGAAATCTCTTATTGCGTTGGCAGTATATGTATTGTTAGCTTCACTTTTGAGCGTGAATGATTTTAAATTGGCTATTTTCACATCATTAAAAGCGAAAGCCTGATTTGTACAGGTAAGACAAATCCAAGAACTTCCATTATAAACTCTTACTACACCGTAGGTTTTGTCAAAAACCATCATGCCAACTTGTGGATTTGAGAAATTCCTAATCTGTCCATTTGTCAAAACAGATAGCTTAAGATTTCCTGCCTCGCCAGGGAATAGTGTAATAGCTTGGCCATACACTTGGCAAGTTAAGACTAACAGCAGTATTATGGCCGATAAAATCTTTCTCATTTTAATTTTTGCTTTGGTAGAATGACTGAATTTGAACTTTTTTTTCCTTTGAAATTATTTTGGACGAATTTAGTCATAATTTTGTCAAAAGCATCGTATTATTTATTCAAATGATTTAAAACAAGACACTAAAATTAAAAAAGTTTTTTTGTGACACTAAGTTTTATTAAACTATGAATGATTAAGTTTTAATTG harbors:
- a CDS encoding CHAT domain-containing protein, coding for MINKPLLVLLLTVIIGLNASAQDEPIIARINSMRDDVYTKLQNQQISLDKARLIYKNQEKRLFNDKKYPYYIQCFLFEAVDFYVTKDDYENAAKSVLEGMSNLKYISGVSRDTLFFQLNAELAEYYRRIPNKLNLAEKHFKIGYDFLLKKKWIENQMPAFVITFLSNYGRLVDDLGDSEQAFNYFQQAKQIGQQKHITLNMYAVLSNMAKYYREKKDYANALKLLQEALPLTESDDKTSAIYLAIARCYQQMKKPSDALKALNDSEVYYRKSKETQPRQWVNILTQRAEALLSMNNVESAEKKYQQALEIFIKNFKHQKGVQVARIENGLSEVYKQKGLTGEALIHCEKALKAADTTHQKSTFSFERIIAPQEYFVALTQKADLLATTSPKLSAETYLQTISFISRLRQTFDMPESKLFYSEKVYPVYEKALENIYQLWIKTQDTRWSNAFFDVIEASKAATLGDVVKENSIRPKNLDTNLLAEEARLRQKIVKLQVKLLDSGNEKTLADLSDAKIKLNHLINKIESSSKEYYQLKYENKKISVQDVQKKLGNNTAFISYFLGDHALYYIALNNKSFQLIKANNVQNIKKTLALTYQNINTPPGIDAYKGHFMAQRAHQYLIKPIEKTLKDVHKIIVSRHEIIGYLPFEVLEPKAKADYLVYKYTFSYANSASLHFDSFLSKQNAEIIAYAPFSNGAEAGRFRDQGFKALPASANEITGINGQILQDKQATKINFQESYQDKGIIHFATHAQVDDQDPSKSFIALFPDGKDFRLYTPELYNLSLHKTQLVVLSACETGKGKIRKGEGIISLARAFQFAGCPSVITTIWNAHDESMSLLSQHFYYYLQKGLATDEAIRYSKIDLIRTYSDHPFYWSNFILIGQSNPIDLPSNLNLYLILSIGAILVILAWSLRQRIIRFFLK